From a single Planctellipticum variicoloris genomic region:
- a CDS encoding TIGR03087 family PEP-CTERM/XrtA system glycosyltransferase: MDRDQQPAEARAAGRRPSGRPRVLLLTHRVPFPPDKGDRIRSYNLLRYLSERATVSLGCLGDEPWTQDALHVIDSLTESSCIAPIGFSRKIYGGLSLLSGRSITEGWFYSRRLARWIDEVSRKQPFDAVVCFCSGMAGYTSRPGLEQAPLILDLVDVDSEKWLQFSRSGSGPKSWLLGLEGRRLRRVERQVGDRAAVVTLVSDEEAALYRQLAPSANTIAVGNGVDFGYFQRPEGVARKPHSAVFLGALDYRPNVDGIRWFCRDVWPSIRSRYSAASLKIVGRRPTAAVRALADAPGVSIHADVPDVRPYLFEAAAAIAPLQVARGVQNKVLEAMACETPVVASAQALEGISAVAGRDALSAEAPDDWLQSIGRIFDDVALADRLSQSGRTHVESHFDWNARLAPLGEFLECGLTARGEVA, from the coding sequence GTGGATCGAGATCAACAGCCCGCGGAGGCGCGGGCGGCCGGCCGGCGTCCGTCGGGACGTCCGCGAGTGCTGCTGCTGACACATCGGGTTCCGTTTCCTCCGGACAAAGGGGATCGGATCCGCTCATACAATCTCCTGCGTTACCTGTCGGAGCGAGCAACCGTTTCGCTGGGGTGTCTGGGGGATGAGCCCTGGACGCAAGACGCCCTCCACGTCATCGACAGTCTGACTGAATCCTCCTGCATCGCTCCGATCGGATTCTCCAGAAAGATCTACGGCGGCCTCAGCCTGCTTTCCGGCAGAAGCATTACCGAAGGCTGGTTCTATTCGCGTCGGCTGGCGCGCTGGATTGATGAGGTCTCCCGCAAGCAGCCGTTCGATGCCGTCGTCTGCTTCTGTTCCGGGATGGCCGGGTATACGAGCCGACCGGGCCTCGAACAGGCGCCTCTGATACTGGATCTGGTGGACGTTGACAGCGAAAAGTGGCTGCAATTCTCGCGTTCCGGATCCGGTCCGAAGAGCTGGCTGCTGGGGCTGGAAGGCCGTCGACTTCGTCGTGTGGAGCGGCAAGTTGGCGACCGGGCCGCAGTTGTGACGCTTGTCAGCGACGAGGAAGCCGCCCTGTATCGGCAGCTCGCTCCCTCGGCGAATACGATCGCCGTCGGCAACGGCGTGGACTTCGGATATTTCCAGCGGCCGGAGGGCGTTGCGCGGAAGCCGCATTCCGCCGTCTTCCTCGGCGCGCTCGACTATCGTCCGAATGTCGATGGAATTCGCTGGTTCTGCCGGGACGTGTGGCCGTCAATTCGAAGTCGCTACTCGGCGGCGAGCCTCAAGATTGTCGGCCGCCGGCCGACGGCGGCGGTTCGCGCTCTGGCGGATGCGCCTGGCGTGAGTATTCACGCCGACGTCCCCGACGTGCGGCCCTATCTGTTTGAGGCCGCGGCGGCGATTGCGCCGCTGCAAGTCGCGCGGGGAGTGCAGAACAAGGTTCTCGAAGCGATGGCCTGCGAGACTCCGGTCGTGGCGTCCGCGCAGGCACTGGAAGGCATCTCTGCCGTGGCCGGGCGCGATGCGCTCTCGGCGGAAGCCCCCGACGATTGGCTCCAGTCCATCGGCCGGATCTTTGACGATGTCGCTTTGGCGGATCGCCTGTCGCAATCCGGCAGAACCCACGTGGAATCTCATTTCGACTGGAACGCCCGACTCGCTCCCCTGGGAGAATTTCTCGAATGCGGCCTGACGGCCCGGGGGGAGGTGGCATGA
- a CDS encoding type I phosphomannose isomerase catalytic subunit, whose protein sequence is MRKFEASPVETLGPVLLAPILKQARWGGARLETRFGKKLAAGQSCAESWEVADFDDCSSSIVGGSQDRRTLHDLMRDYSSELLGRFNGCSRFPLLCKFLDAADRLSVQVHPDDEYAARHGLRYGGKSEAWVILEADPGSRIYAGLRPGVNRDVLQEAVQLGSVAECLESQEVQSGDCFNIPAGTVHAIGEGILLAEIQQPSDVTFRLFDWNRTDADGRLRPLHVAESLDCIDFEAPIVRRAKPVRLSDASGIVEHLLRTPYFEIRRHRGSGGHVFEDDDRFHVLMVIEGLPSVTAGPETFELSAGRTVLLPARRPPTTLRLPPGAVVLDSFLPDLAGI, encoded by the coding sequence ATGCGAAAGTTCGAGGCGTCTCCGGTGGAAACACTCGGACCGGTTCTCCTCGCGCCGATCTTGAAGCAGGCCCGCTGGGGGGGCGCGCGTCTCGAAACTCGCTTCGGCAAAAAGCTCGCCGCCGGCCAGTCGTGTGCGGAGAGCTGGGAAGTTGCCGATTTCGATGACTGCAGTTCGTCGATCGTCGGCGGATCGCAGGATCGAAGGACGCTGCACGATCTCATGCGTGACTACAGCTCCGAACTGCTGGGACGCTTCAACGGTTGCTCGCGGTTCCCTCTGCTGTGCAAGTTTCTCGATGCGGCTGACCGACTTTCGGTGCAGGTTCACCCGGACGACGAATACGCGGCCCGTCATGGCCTTCGCTACGGCGGCAAGAGTGAAGCCTGGGTGATTCTCGAAGCGGACCCCGGCAGCCGGATCTATGCCGGCTTGCGTCCGGGCGTGAATCGCGACGTTCTCCAGGAAGCCGTTCAGCTCGGCTCCGTCGCGGAGTGCCTGGAAAGTCAGGAAGTCCAGTCTGGCGACTGTTTCAACATTCCGGCCGGGACGGTCCACGCCATTGGCGAAGGAATTCTGCTGGCGGAAATTCAGCAGCCCAGCGATGTCACGTTTCGCCTGTTCGACTGGAATCGAACCGATGCCGACGGCCGCTTACGTCCGTTGCACGTTGCGGAGTCCTTGGACTGCATTGATTTTGAGGCCCCGATCGTTCGCCGGGCGAAGCCTGTCCGGCTGTCCGATGCGTCCGGCATTGTCGAGCATCTGCTGCGAACTCCATACTTTGAGATTCGCCGCCATCGCGGATCTGGCGGTCACGTGTTTGAAGACGATGATCGATTTCACGTGCTGATGGTGATCGAAGGGCTTCCGTCGGTGACCGCCGGCCCGGAAACTTTCGAATTGAGTGCGGGACGCACGGTGCTGCTGCCGGCCCGTCGACCTCCGACGACACTCCGGTTGCCGCCGGGGGCCGTCGTTCTGGATTCGTTTCTCCCGGATCTTGCCGGAATCTGA
- the nusG gene encoding transcription termination/antitermination protein NusG — MPVLANEPDMWPESLCDERWGCANGEATWGVLHVRPRSEKALARQLLRREVGYYLPQRAQTKIFQRRKVTSWSPLFPGYLFFHGDEEALAVVSRMREVVSRIAIRDQTLFRDDLERVYRLIHAGLPVTPEERLEPGTTVRVCRGALVGLTGTLLQNRAGCRLVIGMDFLQRGASVEITADMVEAA; from the coding sequence ATGCCGGTCTTGGCGAACGAACCTGACATGTGGCCCGAATCGCTCTGCGATGAGCGGTGGGGTTGCGCGAATGGCGAAGCGACATGGGGCGTCCTGCACGTCCGCCCCCGGTCCGAGAAAGCGTTGGCGCGACAGCTCCTCAGGCGCGAAGTGGGATACTACCTGCCCCAGCGGGCGCAGACGAAAATCTTTCAGCGGCGCAAGGTCACAAGCTGGTCGCCGCTCTTTCCCGGTTACCTGTTTTTTCACGGCGACGAGGAAGCTCTGGCGGTTGTTTCGCGAATGCGAGAAGTGGTTTCGCGGATCGCGATCCGCGATCAGACCCTGTTCCGCGACGACTTGGAGCGCGTATACCGCCTGATTCACGCCGGGCTGCCGGTGACTCCAGAAGAACGGCTGGAGCCGGGAACGACCGTTCGGGTCTGTCGCGGCGCGCTGGTTGGACTGACGGGGACCTTGCTGCAGAATCGAGCGGGCTGCCGCCTGGTGATCGGGATGGACTTTCTGCAGCGCGGAGCCTCGGTGGAAATCACAGCAGACATGGTCGAGGCCGCCTGA
- a CDS encoding PEP-CTERM sorting domain-containing protein gives MREAKFGLLAVLLFGGVADAAPIVGIDLPTAVNSVPGSFATDHQRVQLSAATNAYTAQQSFLSSIPGAVWGLETFEEFKNYPVGLGRYVDVTGAGVTQQTPVIPTNGLTFTGTAITASVSDGGLTDGSVPLFNLESQVIDVANPNAGFGRNNTTLGGSMFLTSGFSQLNSNPNGLSRLSVLNLEFSNQISAFGFFIDDLFDQGANTFVDVKDGVGGIIGSYNLFDLMSAANPSLTAIQPPPQVGSPNTNTGDLAFFGFSLPTADVKSITVYSVGGETDIYGIDDIYITSTTRQPPPVVPEPSTLALAGLALAGIPLRFRRRKAA, from the coding sequence ATGCGCGAAGCGAAATTCGGCCTCTTGGCCGTCTTGTTGTTCGGCGGAGTGGCCGACGCCGCCCCGATTGTTGGTATTGATCTGCCAACTGCTGTGAACTCCGTTCCGGGGTCATTTGCAACCGATCATCAGCGCGTGCAATTGTCTGCTGCGACGAACGCCTACACTGCACAGCAGAGCTTCTTGAGCAGTATTCCCGGTGCCGTCTGGGGGCTTGAGACATTTGAGGAATTCAAGAACTATCCGGTGGGACTGGGTCGATATGTCGATGTAACTGGTGCCGGGGTTACACAGCAGACACCGGTGATCCCAACGAACGGGTTGACATTTACAGGGACTGCGATCACGGCGAGCGTCAGCGACGGTGGCCTGACCGATGGTTCGGTTCCTCTGTTCAATCTGGAGTCTCAGGTCATCGACGTGGCTAATCCGAACGCCGGGTTCGGTCGGAATAACACGACGCTAGGTGGTTCTATGTTCCTGACGTCTGGTTTCAGTCAGTTGAACTCAAATCCCAACGGTCTGTCGAGGTTGAGCGTTCTGAATTTGGAGTTCTCGAATCAGATCAGTGCGTTTGGCTTCTTTATTGACGATCTGTTTGATCAGGGGGCGAATACGTTTGTTGATGTGAAAGACGGTGTTGGCGGTATCATTGGAAGTTACAATCTGTTCGATCTGATGTCTGCAGCCAATCCGAGTCTGACTGCGATTCAGCCCCCTCCCCAAGTTGGAAGCCCAAATACCAACACCGGCGACCTTGCGTTCTTTGGTTTCTCACTGCCAACTGCAGATGTGAAGTCGATTACCGTTTACAGCGTTGGCGGGGAGACAGACATCTACGGGATTGACGATATTTACATCACGTCGACTACCCGCCAGCCGCCTCCAGTCGTTCCCGAGCCTTCGACGCTGGCGCTCGCCGGACTCGCGCTGGCTGGCATTCCGCTCCGGTTCCGCCGGCGCAAGGCCGCCTGA
- a CDS encoding tyrosine-protein kinase domain-containing protein encodes MTMEFHGNDGPPALSGEGNSPLIRTSPGAVADYGRMPTPSAKDGESGGNILRTVLIALRRRWLPILLLGGLVGGGAAVVAWQVIPTPYSAYSELLIKPQTFFFETKDNDTKSRAYKETMMRLVKDHYVLTAALRAPGLAETETLRNEPFPMNWLERNISVSAPGEHFIRISLSGEKPEDLPKIVDAVTDAFNEEVVNKDREDRRQRLNDLKTLLRKEEEKLSGKTNAIRNIDRALKLPNSAQSDAKRQATLDAQLEVRKQLSLIRGQIINRQIQLGLGDPEAENSDEPFAEPEIPPELVEGELLGEPEFRRMFLIARRHETMLAEWKRRVSAEHPSVILHEEKLAEATSELEEYRKLHGPDAEVRVRARASGRSAAGVGKADLERELRTLIATKEAYEAELSKLQVEENSLGVAWVDREELVEEASELKKTVGRYREEVHHREVELDNAPAAIQIRLRAQVPRIPDVGKRQKMAGMAGAGGFAAIAALFVWLEILARRITRTDEVKQGIGLAILGTIPLVPRSARLNRMKSSGPKAAYWHNVLSEAVDSMRTVLTHRLNSMQAVTVLVTSAIAGEGKTTLSCQLAASLARTRRRVLLIDCDLRRPSVQYAFGISHTPGLSEVLLGTAQLSEAIQHVESVGLDVLAAGRVTSEVLQRLSHDSHSAVFKELSASYDFVVIDSSPVLPVTDTLLIAQHVDAVLISIRRDASRIGKVASAFHRLRMIGAPVLGAITTGLDEDLGSGYGSGYGYGYGYGYGYGNGVYPARQPAGAVAALPGQLESPSR; translated from the coding sequence ATGACCATGGAATTCCACGGAAACGACGGTCCACCCGCGCTGAGCGGCGAAGGGAACTCACCGCTCATTCGCACATCGCCGGGAGCGGTAGCCGACTATGGTCGGATGCCGACGCCGTCGGCGAAAGACGGCGAATCCGGCGGGAACATCCTGCGGACCGTTCTCATTGCGCTGCGCCGCCGCTGGCTGCCGATCCTGCTGCTGGGCGGGTTGGTTGGCGGCGGGGCCGCCGTCGTCGCCTGGCAGGTCATTCCAACTCCTTATTCCGCATACTCGGAGCTGCTGATCAAGCCGCAGACGTTCTTCTTCGAGACGAAGGACAACGATACAAAATCGCGGGCTTATAAAGAGACCATGATGCGACTGGTCAAAGACCATTATGTACTGACGGCGGCGCTGCGGGCGCCCGGGCTGGCTGAGACGGAAACTCTGCGAAATGAGCCGTTCCCGATGAACTGGCTGGAACGGAATATTTCCGTCTCGGCCCCCGGCGAGCACTTTATTCGGATTTCGCTGTCAGGTGAGAAGCCAGAGGACCTGCCGAAGATCGTCGATGCAGTCACGGATGCCTTCAACGAAGAAGTCGTCAACAAGGATCGGGAAGATCGAAGGCAGCGATTGAATGATTTGAAGACTCTGCTCCGCAAGGAAGAAGAAAAATTAAGCGGCAAGACGAATGCCATTCGCAATATTGATCGGGCATTGAAGCTGCCGAATTCGGCCCAGAGCGACGCGAAACGACAGGCGACGCTTGACGCCCAATTAGAGGTCCGCAAACAGCTCAGCCTGATCCGCGGTCAGATCATCAATCGCCAGATCCAGCTCGGTCTCGGCGATCCGGAGGCGGAGAATTCCGATGAGCCCTTTGCTGAACCGGAGATTCCTCCTGAGCTGGTCGAAGGGGAACTGCTTGGTGAGCCGGAATTTCGACGAATGTTTCTCATCGCCCGGCGTCATGAGACCATGCTGGCGGAGTGGAAACGCAGGGTTTCGGCGGAACATCCATCCGTCATCCTGCATGAAGAAAAGCTGGCCGAGGCAACTTCAGAACTCGAAGAATATCGAAAGTTGCATGGTCCCGATGCCGAAGTCCGAGTTCGTGCCCGTGCCAGTGGACGATCTGCGGCCGGCGTTGGGAAAGCCGATCTGGAACGGGAACTTCGGACGCTGATTGCTACGAAAGAAGCGTACGAAGCGGAACTCTCCAAACTGCAGGTCGAAGAGAACTCGTTAGGCGTGGCTTGGGTCGACCGGGAAGAGCTCGTCGAGGAAGCGTCGGAGTTGAAGAAGACTGTCGGCCGCTACCGCGAAGAAGTGCATCACCGAGAAGTCGAATTGGACAATGCCCCGGCGGCAATTCAGATCCGGTTGAGAGCGCAGGTGCCGAGAATCCCGGACGTCGGCAAGCGGCAGAAGATGGCCGGCATGGCAGGCGCCGGCGGCTTCGCAGCCATTGCTGCGCTCTTCGTCTGGCTGGAAATCCTCGCTCGTCGGATCACTCGAACCGACGAGGTCAAGCAGGGAATCGGTCTGGCGATTCTGGGAACGATCCCGCTGGTGCCGCGTTCGGCCCGATTGAACCGGATGAAGTCCAGCGGCCCTAAAGCGGCTTACTGGCACAATGTGCTGAGCGAGGCGGTCGACAGCATGCGAACCGTGCTGACGCACCGGTTGAATTCGATGCAGGCCGTCACTGTGCTCGTTACGAGCGCAATCGCCGGCGAAGGCAAGACGACGCTGTCGTGTCAACTGGCGGCCAGCCTGGCGCGAACGCGTCGTCGAGTCTTGCTGATCGATTGCGACCTGCGTCGACCGAGCGTCCAGTATGCGTTCGGCATTTCGCATACGCCCGGTCTGAGCGAAGTCCTGCTGGGAACCGCCCAGTTGTCCGAAGCCATTCAGCACGTCGAATCGGTCGGCCTGGACGTCCTCGCCGCGGGGCGCGTCACCTCAGAAGTCCTTCAGCGGCTGTCGCACGATTCCCACAGCGCCGTGTTCAAAGAGCTTTCCGCTTCGTACGACTTCGTGGTCATTGACTCTTCGCCCGTGCTGCCGGTGACAGACACGCTGCTGATCGCGCAACACGTCGACGCCGTGCTGATTTCCATACGTCGCGACGCCAGCCGGATCGGGAAAGTCGCTTCGGCGTTCCATCGTCTGCGAATGATCGGTGCGCCTGTTCTTGGAGCAATTACGACCGGCCTCGATGAAGATCTCGGCAGCGGTTACGGCAGCGGATATGGGTATGGTTACGGCTACGGGTATGGCTATGGGAACGGCGTCTATCCCGCCCGGCAGCCCGCCGGGGCGGTCGCTGCTTTGCCGGGGCAATTGGAATCTCCGAGTCGCTGA
- a CDS encoding exosortase-associated EpsI family protein produces MAKKTRQPRFVVLSSLAILAIAAGGVAHGLVTDRWGLPAQVAAISSRVRELPVKIGSWTSTESPLDPRQLEMAGAVGATSRTYVDSESGEKVQIHLLAGRPGPISLHEPTVCFTGAGLNQMEPLTKYDVEGRSPGVKAQFSKTVFQSGQPNDRGLLTLWTWSPNGAVWTAPEHPRTAFAGSGCLFKLYVIADPSREADDVSRLSPAASSFASSLLDELQIVLAAPKTP; encoded by the coding sequence ATGGCGAAAAAGACCAGGCAGCCTCGATTCGTAGTTCTGAGCAGCCTCGCCATTCTGGCGATCGCAGCCGGCGGTGTCGCACACGGGCTCGTGACGGATCGGTGGGGTCTGCCGGCTCAAGTCGCGGCGATTTCCTCGCGAGTCCGCGAGCTGCCAGTGAAGATTGGTTCGTGGACGAGCACCGAATCGCCGCTTGATCCGCGACAGCTTGAGATGGCCGGGGCGGTCGGCGCCACTTCGCGAACATACGTCGATTCGGAATCCGGTGAGAAAGTGCAGATCCATCTGCTGGCCGGACGCCCGGGTCCGATTTCGCTGCACGAGCCGACCGTCTGTTTTACGGGCGCGGGCTTGAATCAGATGGAACCGTTGACGAAGTACGATGTCGAGGGACGCAGTCCCGGGGTGAAAGCGCAGTTCTCGAAGACGGTCTTTCAATCCGGCCAGCCAAATGATCGCGGCCTCCTGACGCTCTGGACGTGGTCCCCGAACGGGGCCGTCTGGACGGCTCCCGAGCATCCTCGGACGGCCTTTGCCGGTTCCGGCTGCCTGTTCAAGCTCTACGTGATTGCGGATCCGTCGCGCGAGGCGGATGACGTCTCAAGGCTGTCTCCTGCGGCCTCATCATTTGCGAGTTCGCTCCTCGACGAACTGCAAATCGTTCTCGCGGCGCCGAAGACGCCCTGA
- a CDS encoding Flp family type IVb pilin, with the protein MKTFTQFWADERGFVVSSELVLIATIVVIGLLAGLTTLRDQVALEMGDFSQAIGFSSQSYSYTGVTSHSGSTAGSQLTDSQDFCQLRVVNDLGGVFIQPAVNPNIVATPE; encoded by the coding sequence ATGAAGACCTTCACGCAATTCTGGGCCGATGAGCGCGGTTTTGTCGTATCGAGCGAACTGGTGCTGATTGCGACGATCGTCGTGATCGGGTTGCTGGCCGGGCTGACGACGCTGCGAGATCAGGTGGCGCTGGAGATGGGGGATTTCTCGCAGGCGATCGGATTTTCGAGTCAGAGTTACTCGTATACCGGAGTGACTTCACACAGTGGCTCTACGGCGGGTTCGCAATTGACGGATTCGCAGGATTTTTGCCAGTTGAGAGTTGTGAATGATCTTGGTGGTGTCTTCATTCAGCCGGCGGTCAATCCGAATATCGTGGCGACTCCGGAATAG
- a CDS encoding exosortase/archaeosortase family protein gives MSAAPQTEAAPQTEDVPTDGNSLPLVIAGLAGGAVAWSVASTVLEMAERWNTSPENSHGWLVPIFALYLLWTNRPTDSGEIAPGWLWIAITALGAGLFLGADSLPVPLAATAGLTLFGVGGGICAFRWSGLQALSPSWIGCVVLVAVLAGKVFAGVYYYEWLDQMAIVPIVVGAAWAVGGKKFLWKVLPSAAFLVFMIPLPFSLESMLRAPLRQVGTTISTAIMQTIGLPAFAEGYVIVVGDRRIGVAEACSGLRMLMVFAATAAAVALTGRRPLWQNIIVLLSAVPIALISNVFRITVTGVLYTWGLEKLAEITYHDLAGWAMMPLGLGILAAELWYMDRLIVFDTKRPMAVGIGPVQLPR, from the coding sequence ATGTCTGCCGCACCTCAAACTGAAGCTGCACCTCAAACTGAAGACGTCCCGACCGACGGAAACTCGCTGCCGCTTGTCATTGCAGGTCTGGCTGGCGGGGCGGTCGCCTGGAGCGTGGCAAGTACGGTGCTCGAAATGGCGGAGCGCTGGAACACCAGCCCCGAGAACTCTCACGGCTGGCTGGTGCCAATCTTTGCCCTGTATCTGCTGTGGACGAATCGACCGACCGACTCCGGGGAGATTGCGCCGGGCTGGCTGTGGATCGCGATCACCGCCCTTGGAGCGGGACTTTTTCTGGGAGCCGACAGCCTGCCAGTCCCCTTGGCAGCGACTGCCGGTCTGACGCTGTTTGGAGTGGGAGGGGGGATCTGTGCGTTTCGCTGGTCAGGATTGCAGGCGCTTTCGCCCTCGTGGATCGGATGTGTGGTGCTGGTTGCAGTCTTGGCCGGCAAAGTATTTGCCGGGGTGTATTACTACGAGTGGCTCGATCAGATGGCGATTGTACCGATCGTCGTTGGGGCGGCTTGGGCGGTCGGCGGGAAGAAATTCTTGTGGAAAGTGCTCCCGAGCGCTGCATTTCTCGTGTTCATGATTCCGTTGCCGTTCTCGCTGGAGTCGATGCTGCGAGCGCCGCTGCGGCAGGTTGGAACGACGATCAGCACCGCCATTATGCAGACGATCGGCCTGCCGGCGTTTGCGGAAGGGTATGTGATCGTTGTGGGGGATCGCCGGATCGGGGTTGCGGAAGCGTGCAGTGGACTCCGGATGCTCATGGTCTTCGCGGCGACAGCGGCGGCGGTGGCCCTGACCGGGCGTCGGCCGTTGTGGCAGAATATCATCGTGCTGCTGAGCGCGGTGCCCATCGCGCTGATTTCCAATGTGTTTCGCATCACCGTCACCGGCGTGCTTTATACGTGGGGTCTGGAAAAACTGGCGGAAATCACGTATCACGATCTGGCGGGTTGGGCCATGATGCCGCTGGGGCTGGGGATACTTGCCGCGGAGCTGTGGTACATGGACCGGCTGATCGTCTTCGACACGAAGCGTCCGATGGCGGTCGGGATCGGGCCGGTTCAGCTCCCGCGATAG
- a CDS encoding XrtA system polysaccharide deacetylase codes for MSIRHCFTVDVEDYFHVQAFSGVIRPAEWERFESRVVANTHLILDLLHRHGVRGTFFVLGWVAERNPTLVREIVDAGHELATHGYGHQLVYQQTPEEFRDDLKRSIGILEDTGGCRVAAYRAPSFSITRRSLWALDILIEEGIEIDSSVFPVHHDNYGVPDAPRFPYLIERDAGTLIEFPPTVVQKLGWNVPASGGGYFRLYPFWLTRRLLRTIPHEQRQSFMFYIHPWEVDPDQPRISAPWRSRFRHYQNLKTTLHKLHQLLQAFSFGTVGEVLAERRAAGQLHPGNFAGLNTGAITVSAPQVHVPESPL; via the coding sequence TTGTCGATTCGACACTGTTTCACGGTCGACGTCGAAGATTACTTCCACGTCCAGGCGTTTTCCGGTGTGATCCGGCCGGCGGAATGGGAACGGTTTGAGTCCCGTGTCGTTGCGAACACGCATCTGATCCTCGACTTGCTGCATCGGCATGGCGTTCGCGGAACCTTCTTCGTCCTCGGCTGGGTCGCCGAGCGGAATCCGACTCTCGTTCGCGAAATCGTCGACGCAGGCCACGAACTGGCGACGCACGGCTACGGGCATCAACTCGTCTATCAGCAGACCCCCGAGGAGTTTCGCGACGACTTGAAGCGTTCGATCGGAATTCTGGAAGACACTGGCGGCTGTCGAGTCGCCGCTTACCGGGCTCCGTCGTTCTCAATCACGCGCCGCTCGCTGTGGGCGCTTGATATTCTGATCGAGGAAGGGATTGAAATCGATTCGAGCGTATTTCCGGTGCATCACGACAACTATGGCGTGCCCGATGCGCCGCGGTTTCCCTATCTGATCGAGCGGGATGCGGGGACGCTGATTGAGTTTCCGCCGACCGTTGTGCAGAAGCTGGGCTGGAACGTGCCTGCCTCGGGGGGAGGCTATTTCCGGCTGTATCCGTTCTGGCTGACTCGGCGGCTATTGCGAACCATTCCGCACGAACAGCGACAGTCCTTTATGTTTTACATCCATCCGTGGGAGGTCGATCCCGATCAGCCGCGGATTTCTGCGCCCTGGCGTTCGCGATTTCGCCACTACCAGAACTTGAAAACGACGCTGCACAAGCTGCATCAACTGCTACAGGCGTTCTCTTTCGGAACCGTCGGCGAAGTTCTTGCCGAACGTCGTGCCGCCGGGCAGTTGCATCCCGGAAACTTTGCCGGTCTGAATACCGGGGCAATCACGGTTTCAGCACCCCAGGTTCATGTGCCGGAATCGCCTTTGTAA
- a CDS encoding glycosyltransferase, with amino-acid sequence MTAGTSAAPSQFEAPSQSGTPIRVGFVMHWMRVAGAEMLVDRMIRDLGSQIVPTVICLDEIGPLGEQLRREGIEVVCVERRPGRDFRAAWRIAKLVRSRQIEILHAHQYTPFFYSAIAQLLGGWRARLVFTEHGRHFPDHVSSLRRFANRHVFSRFPDRINAVCQFSADAVRDLDGFRRRPIQVIYNGVDPNEFRPAADRPALRRELGLSPDRKYVVTVARFHPIKDHRTLLTAFARVAQHLPEVDLLLVGDGPLRAELEAQCRELGIADRVQFWGVRRDVARILQAADLFVLPSISEAASLTLLEAMACGRPVVVTDVGGNPEIVREGVDGLRVPRGDSVAMAAAIERLAGDAEQGASFGASARQRVCDVFDQSSAIRQFARLFEELSPAGLRGAGT; translated from the coding sequence ATGACTGCAGGAACGTCAGCGGCGCCGTCCCAATTCGAAGCTCCCTCGCAATCGGGGACGCCGATTCGCGTCGGCTTCGTGATGCACTGGATGCGTGTCGCTGGAGCAGAAATGCTCGTCGACCGCATGATCCGGGATCTCGGATCACAGATTGTTCCGACGGTGATTTGCCTCGACGAAATCGGTCCCCTCGGCGAGCAACTGCGCCGGGAGGGCATCGAAGTTGTGTGCGTCGAGCGGCGTCCTGGAAGAGATTTTCGCGCCGCATGGCGGATTGCAAAGCTGGTCCGATCCCGGCAGATTGAGATTCTTCACGCCCACCAGTACACGCCGTTCTTTTATTCGGCCATCGCCCAGCTCCTGGGAGGCTGGCGCGCCAGGTTGGTCTTCACAGAACACGGCCGGCACTTTCCCGATCACGTATCGTCGTTGCGCCGTTTTGCCAATCGCCACGTCTTCTCGCGCTTTCCCGACCGCATCAATGCCGTCTGCCAGTTCAGCGCCGATGCCGTGCGGGACTTGGATGGCTTTCGGCGTCGGCCGATCCAGGTCATCTACAACGGCGTCGACCCGAACGAGTTCCGCCCGGCGGCAGACCGCCCTGCCCTTCGCCGCGAACTCGGTCTGTCGCCCGACCGCAAGTACGTTGTCACGGTGGCCCGATTCCACCCGATCAAAGATCATCGCACGCTCCTGACGGCGTTTGCCCGGGTGGCGCAGCATCTGCCCGAAGTCGATCTGCTGCTGGTGGGCGACGGCCCATTGCGAGCGGAGCTCGAAGCGCAATGTCGTGAGCTGGGAATTGCGGATCGCGTTCAGTTCTGGGGAGTCCGTCGAGATGTCGCCCGCATTCTGCAGGCCGCCGATCTGTTCGTGCTGCCGTCCATCAGCGAAGCCGCGTCGTTGACGCTGCTGGAAGCGATGGCCTGCGGGCGCCCGGTCGTCGTCACCGATGTCGGCGGCAATCCGGAGATTGTCCGGGAAGGGGTGGACGGTCTGCGCGTACCACGCGGGGACTCCGTCGCCATGGCGGCAGCGATCGAAAGGCTTGCCGGTGATGCGGAACAGGGTGCATCCTTTGGCGCGTCTGCACGGCAACGCGTTTGCGACGTGTTCGATCAGTCCTCCGCGATTCGACAGTTTGCTCGACTGTTCGAAGAACTCTCCCCAGCCGGACTGAGGGGCGCTGGAACGTGA